The proteins below come from a single Corynebacterium cystitidis genomic window:
- a CDS encoding single-stranded DNA-binding protein: MARHITTISGNLTHDPFFEQTRNTKADLCKLRLASSRRVRATSTRKLNYNETAPDGVKTFTHEGETWVEEDTWTDVDTLYLDVECWGELAVNVKACLFRGAPVTVTGQLVTDQWEVTDDQGNTITRSKIKMRATEVAFDLSRHQIASAKTAGTTHAPEGMEAPKIQSAEDLLAKQLKEAQGDASTSDYFAEAEAVSV, encoded by the coding sequence ATGGCAAGGCACATCACCACAATTTCTGGCAACCTCACGCACGACCCCTTCTTCGAACAAACCCGAAATACGAAGGCCGATCTGTGCAAGCTGCGTCTGGCTAGTTCGCGTCGCGTGCGCGCTACGTCAACCCGCAAGTTGAACTACAACGAAACGGCGCCGGACGGGGTGAAGACCTTCACGCATGAAGGAGAAACGTGGGTGGAAGAAGATACCTGGACCGACGTAGATACCCTCTATCTGGATGTTGAATGTTGGGGCGAACTCGCCGTCAACGTGAAAGCCTGCCTGTTCCGCGGAGCTCCCGTGACAGTGACTGGCCAGTTAGTAACAGACCAGTGGGAAGTCACCGACGACCAGGGCAACACCATCACCCGCTCCAAAATTAAGATGCGGGCCACCGAAGTTGCGTTTGACCTGTCACGCCATCAAATTGCGTCAGCGAAAACGGCCGGTACCACGCATGCGCCGGAGGGCATGGAGGCACCGAAAATACAAAGCGCAGAAGACCTCCTCGCTAAACAGCTCAAGGAAGCACAGGGGGATGCGTCGACAAGCGACTACTTCGCGGAAGCTGAGGCTGTCTCGGTTTAG
- a CDS encoding cytochrome c oxidase assembly protein, with translation MSTKQAVRSTWPIYLATILVAAVVAGSISYSFLAESLAALGIPDPGPATTFGLPALRGAGWLLAALSIGSFLFSAFLIPPDGKDLNEAELTVDGHIAARTGASAAAGMGLIGLVMIPMVMSDTSGTPLGQVFFQPTAWAAALELLAEAVVWLIVTIIAALVAFFGFIRSQWAAQPALLIGAVVMIVPLGMAGHAATGGDHDYGTNAYLWHLIFMAVWIGGLLALAAHGRRLGPHMEKGVARYSRIALFSFITVAISGVVATVIRIQPEDLFSTRYGLIIVAKIVGTLLLGLFGFAHRQLTIPKLNDDKSAFVRLAVVEVLIMAAVAGIAVTMGRTPPPPPRDPNLTAMQIQMGYNLYEAPSIGVVFTTWRFEILFTVLAILAAGYYLWLLRRVENWNHKYTFWWLLGCATLAITTSSGIGMYMPSGYAMHMVGHMILSMVVPLFLVLGAPLTLVRQAFPEDGFNPRAWAIALQNSKFIQIITYPPVSTLQFIFVFYVLYMFPDFYSLAISEHAGHVLMNVAFLVSGYFYFWELVGVDYIKGRKRTPIRLLWLWISMPAHLFMGVYLMQLNTVMGEEFYLSLDLPWNPDLLRDQKNGGGIAWASGSFPLILVFGMLFVSWRREDKEETTQVDKKLDTEGDDEWEAYNKMLADAAARDRAREEAERPSISAAQRRTTGIVRRDHTTDPNDRNT, from the coding sequence ATGTCCACAAAACAGGCGGTCCGTTCAACGTGGCCGATCTATCTGGCCACGATCCTGGTGGCTGCAGTAGTCGCTGGTTCTATTTCCTATAGTTTTTTGGCCGAATCTTTGGCGGCGTTGGGGATCCCTGATCCTGGCCCTGCCACCACCTTCGGTCTGCCCGCACTGCGCGGCGCCGGTTGGTTGTTGGCGGCGCTGTCGATCGGCTCATTTTTGTTCAGCGCATTCCTGATCCCGCCGGATGGCAAGGACCTCAATGAAGCCGAGCTGACTGTCGACGGGCACATCGCGGCACGCACGGGTGCTTCCGCAGCGGCCGGGATGGGCCTCATTGGCCTGGTGATGATCCCCATGGTCATGTCCGATACGTCAGGCACACCTCTTGGGCAGGTATTTTTCCAGCCTACCGCGTGGGCTGCTGCATTAGAGTTGCTGGCAGAGGCAGTGGTGTGGTTGATTGTGACGATCATCGCAGCTCTTGTTGCTTTCTTCGGTTTTATTCGCAGCCAGTGGGCTGCGCAGCCGGCTTTATTGATCGGTGCGGTGGTGATGATCGTCCCGCTTGGTATGGCAGGCCATGCCGCTACCGGCGGTGACCATGACTACGGCACCAACGCTTACCTGTGGCACTTGATTTTTATGGCGGTGTGGATCGGTGGATTGCTAGCGCTGGCTGCCCACGGGCGCCGCCTTGGGCCTCATATGGAAAAAGGGGTCGCGCGTTATTCGCGCATCGCACTATTTTCGTTTATCACTGTGGCGATCTCAGGTGTGGTGGCAACAGTAATCCGCATCCAACCCGAGGACCTTTTTAGCACACGGTATGGGCTGATCATCGTGGCAAAAATCGTCGGCACGCTCTTGCTTGGCTTATTTGGTTTTGCTCACCGTCAGCTGACTATTCCAAAGCTTAACGACGATAAATCCGCCTTCGTTCGTCTTGCTGTTGTAGAAGTGCTGATCATGGCTGCGGTGGCTGGTATTGCTGTGACAATGGGGCGTACACCACCACCGCCTCCGAGAGACCCCAACCTGACCGCGATGCAGATTCAGATGGGCTACAACCTGTATGAAGCACCGTCAATCGGAGTAGTGTTTACCACCTGGCGTTTTGAGATCCTGTTTACGGTGCTGGCTATTCTGGCGGCAGGCTACTACTTGTGGCTGCTGCGCCGAGTAGAAAACTGGAACCACAAATACACTTTCTGGTGGCTGCTGGGTTGCGCCACTCTGGCAATTACTACCAGCTCTGGCATTGGTATGTATATGCCTTCGGGGTATGCAATGCACATGGTCGGCCACATGATTTTATCCATGGTGGTGCCGCTGTTCTTGGTGTTGGGCGCACCACTGACATTGGTACGTCAGGCTTTTCCCGAAGATGGTTTTAACCCTCGGGCGTGGGCCATCGCGCTGCAGAACTCTAAGTTCATCCAGATCATCACGTACCCGCCGGTCTCCACCCTGCAGTTTATTTTCGTCTTCTACGTGTTGTATATGTTCCCGGACTTTTACTCTTTAGCTATTTCAGAGCATGCAGGGCACGTGTTGATGAACGTCGCTTTCCTGGTATCCGGCTACTTCTATTTCTGGGAGTTGGTGGGGGTTGACTATATCAAGGGCCGCAAACGCACCCCGATTCGTTTGCTGTGGTTGTGGATTTCCATGCCGGCTCACCTCTTTATGGGTGTGTACCTCATGCAGCTCAACACTGTGATGGGAGAAGAGTTCTACCTCTCCCTTGACTTGCCATGGAACCCGGACTTGCTGCGCGACCAGAAAAATGGTGGCGGTATCGCTTGGGCTTCCGGCTCTTTCCCGCTGATCCTGGTATTTGGCATGCTGTTTGTCTCTTGGCGGCGTGAGGATAAGGAAGAAACCACCCAGGTGGATAAGAAATTAGACACCGAGGGCGACGATGAGTGGGAGGCCTATAACAAAATGCTTGCCGACGCCGCCGCCCGGGACAGGGCCCGCGAAGAAGCTGAGCGGCCGTCGATAAGCGCTGCTCAACGCCGTACGACGGGGATTGTGCGCCGAGATCATACTACAGATCCCAACGACCGCAATACATGA
- a CDS encoding ATP-binding protein codes for MVAGREAVVAQVGIALQEGPGSPYRFTLISGARGAGKTVLLNLIEDEAARLGWHVVRIPASRDMLADLRDTELPLLLKQLGEKDQRTITAASIAGVGSVSTEVTPEHSPAPSLRRLLRRACELAEQSGSGVFLTKDELQSARPEDLHTLTDAIQNIVRDSLPIALSVAGLPFEIAELLALPGTTFLRRSVPIELDPIADDDVARTFQETAAEGGREFSPAAIQAAVDVTSGYAYLIQLIGSISFTLADTTTISESDLERSMPLVKERMGLQVHQPALRALPEREEAYLHAMVEIGTPARTSEIAERMGIPANQQTTYRRRLIERGLIRATGHGFVDFALPFLGDYLSTRA; via the coding sequence GTGGTTGCTGGGCGAGAAGCAGTAGTGGCCCAGGTTGGCATTGCGCTACAGGAAGGGCCAGGCTCGCCGTACCGGTTCACGCTGATCAGCGGGGCTCGCGGGGCGGGCAAAACAGTGCTGCTGAACCTGATTGAAGATGAAGCTGCCCGCTTAGGCTGGCATGTTGTGCGAATCCCGGCCTCCCGCGACATGCTCGCGGATCTGCGAGACACCGAGCTTCCACTGCTGCTGAAGCAACTTGGTGAGAAAGATCAGCGCACGATTACTGCAGCGTCTATCGCGGGTGTTGGGTCCGTCAGCACGGAGGTAACGCCTGAGCATAGCCCCGCCCCCTCGCTTCGTCGGCTGCTGCGCCGAGCATGTGAACTAGCCGAACAAAGTGGTTCTGGTGTTTTTCTCACCAAGGATGAACTCCAGTCAGCTCGCCCCGAGGATTTACACACGCTTACTGATGCGATCCAAAATATCGTGCGTGATTCTTTACCTATTGCATTATCCGTTGCCGGACTGCCTTTTGAGATAGCTGAGTTGCTTGCCCTGCCGGGAACCACCTTTTTACGCCGCTCAGTGCCGATCGAGCTAGACCCCATTGCAGATGACGATGTTGCCCGCACGTTCCAAGAAACCGCCGCAGAGGGTGGCCGGGAGTTCAGCCCTGCAGCAATCCAAGCCGCTGTGGATGTCACCAGCGGATACGCTTATCTGATCCAGCTGATTGGTTCGATCTCTTTTACCCTGGCCGACACAACCACCATTTCCGAGTCAGATCTTGAACGAAGTATGCCTCTAGTCAAGGAGCGGATGGGGTTGCAAGTGCACCAACCAGCCTTGCGCGCCCTGCCTGAGCGGGAAGAAGCGTATCTTCACGCGATGGTCGAGATTGGAACCCCTGCACGCACATCTGAAATCGCTGAGCGCATGGGGATTCCCGCTAACCAGCAAACCACCTATCGGCGCAGGCTCATTGAACGTGGCCTGATCCGCGCCACCGGCCATGGCTTTGTCGATTTCGCCCTGCCTTTTCTTGGAGATTACTTATCGACGAGGGCGTAG
- the cmrA gene encoding mycolate reductase (Catalyzes the final step in mycolic acid biosynthesis.), which yields MTFPSPTIDSYALVTGASQGIGRAIARDLALAGYNLIIVARRESVLQELADELSSAHGVEVIVHAADLADSDAVSSLIDEMSRYTISICINSAGIASFGPFIEQDWDYEVDQYNLNATAVFRLTKAALDQMVPRGHGAICNVGSAAGNIPIPNNATYVLTKAGVNAFTEALHYEMKKHGIHVTLLAPGPVREAEVPEEEQSIVDKVVPDFLWTTYESCSQDTLEALVNNKRRVVPGPLSKVMDWAGSYLPRGLTAPIVGKFYSQMG from the coding sequence ATGACTTTTCCCTCCCCCACCATCGATTCCTACGCGCTAGTCACCGGCGCTTCCCAGGGCATTGGCCGTGCTATCGCCCGCGATCTCGCACTTGCCGGTTATAACCTCATCATCGTTGCCCGGCGCGAGAGCGTCTTGCAAGAACTTGCCGACGAACTCAGCTCCGCCCACGGGGTTGAGGTGATCGTGCACGCCGCCGACCTTGCTGACTCTGACGCAGTCAGCTCGCTTATCGACGAGATGTCGCGCTACACCATCAGCATCTGTATTAATAGCGCGGGCATTGCCTCTTTCGGGCCGTTTATTGAGCAAGACTGGGACTATGAGGTGGACCAGTACAACTTGAACGCAACTGCGGTGTTCCGGCTGACCAAGGCCGCGCTGGATCAGATGGTGCCGCGAGGCCACGGTGCGATCTGCAATGTTGGCTCTGCAGCAGGCAATATTCCCATTCCGAATAATGCCACCTATGTGCTGACCAAAGCTGGAGTGAACGCCTTTACTGAGGCGCTGCACTATGAGATGAAAAAACACGGCATCCATGTCACCCTCCTAGCTCCCGGGCCGGTGCGTGAGGCAGAAGTTCCAGAGGAAGAGCAGTCGATCGTGGATAAGGTCGTGCCCGATTTCTTGTGGACCACTTATGAGTCCTGCTCTCAAGACACTTTGGAGGCACTGGTGAACAACAAACGCCGCGTTGTGCCTGGGCCTTTATCGAAAGTGATGGACTGGGCGGGATCCTATCTGCCTCGCGGGTTGACGGCCCCGATCGTCGGCAAGTTCTACTCCCAGATGGGCTAG
- the nrdD gene encoding anaerobic ribonucleoside-triphosphate reductase translates to MTASMTAVTTTVTKKDGRIVRFYPSKILNDLKSAQRVFDVEFHRTPHEIVEAISARAHEAGSLTSTELFDIVQDELADSPAVLAAFREYKQIQNTQIANSTNIQHQLGRLNDVKVLNENGNKDSRTFIVQRDILAGTITKAKGLQMFPEDIRRAHIKGLIHIHDLDRSPFQGMPNCSLPDFEYMLANGFTLGNARIESPRSIGVAATLLVQLLGAISGEQYGGISVHEIDRLLEPYAAKSHEKNRAMFAEVLDDEDLIEAAAKKKTVKDIYDAMQAFEYQVNTLTTSAAQTPFTSISLGQTTSWLGREIQKAVLAVREHGMSGETAIFPKILFFVDDGINARPGDPNYDIKQAAMRCSRKRIYPDLVSAPKIREAKEGQLITPMGCRSFLHPWKNADGQYQQLGRNNLGVVSINLPRIAIQAEGDITAFFDMLDDAMDLTIRALKVREDGILDAELESSPIMYTQGGMGDPTGKTCVRDFYTGDRYKASSISMGYIGIHNAMVALTGDQHWHTDAAHRELSYEILRAMNRRVDAAQPDFNAKMSIYSTPSESLCDRFDDLDRARFGDIEGVNDRGYYENSFHFPSYVETNPIEKIHFEAGYQDLTPGGFMFYVEAPNLAENPAAFEAIWDEAYENVGYFGINSPVDVCFECEFEGEFHCDEQGYVCPSCGNRDENKASVTRRLCGYLGSPMKRPVVAGKQEEIASRVKHM, encoded by the coding sequence ATGACCGCGAGCATGACCGCTGTGACTACCACCGTGACTAAAAAGGATGGGCGCATCGTCCGCTTTTACCCGTCCAAGATTTTGAACGACCTGAAGTCCGCGCAACGCGTATTCGACGTAGAATTCCACCGCACCCCACACGAGATCGTTGAGGCAATCAGCGCTAGGGCACACGAGGCGGGCTCGCTGACCAGCACTGAACTCTTCGATATCGTCCAAGATGAGCTCGCGGACTCGCCTGCGGTGTTGGCAGCGTTTCGGGAGTACAAGCAGATCCAGAACACGCAGATCGCCAACTCCACCAATATTCAGCACCAGCTTGGTCGCCTCAATGACGTGAAGGTGCTCAATGAAAACGGCAACAAAGACTCGCGCACCTTCATTGTGCAGCGCGACATCCTGGCGGGCACCATCACAAAAGCCAAGGGCTTGCAGATGTTCCCCGAGGATATCCGCCGCGCCCATATCAAAGGCTTGATCCACATCCATGACCTGGATCGCAGCCCCTTCCAAGGCATGCCCAACTGCTCGCTGCCGGACTTTGAGTACATGCTGGCTAACGGTTTCACGCTGGGCAACGCGCGTATTGAGTCCCCACGGTCCATCGGGGTTGCCGCCACACTGCTGGTGCAGTTGCTCGGCGCGATCTCTGGCGAACAGTACGGTGGTATTTCGGTGCATGAGATTGACCGCCTGCTTGAGCCTTATGCTGCCAAAAGCCATGAGAAGAACCGCGCAATGTTCGCAGAGGTGCTTGACGACGAAGACCTGATTGAAGCTGCGGCAAAGAAGAAAACTGTCAAGGATATTTATGACGCGATGCAGGCCTTTGAATACCAGGTGAATACCCTGACTACCTCGGCAGCTCAGACTCCGTTTACCTCTATTTCTTTGGGGCAGACCACCAGCTGGTTGGGCCGGGAAATCCAGAAGGCTGTGCTTGCGGTGCGTGAGCACGGGATGAGTGGGGAGACGGCGATCTTCCCGAAGATTTTGTTCTTCGTCGATGATGGCATCAACGCCCGCCCTGGTGACCCGAACTATGACATCAAGCAGGCCGCGATGCGCTGTTCCCGCAAACGGATCTACCCAGACCTGGTCAGCGCGCCGAAGATCCGCGAGGCCAAGGAAGGCCAGCTGATCACCCCAATGGGGTGCCGTTCCTTCCTGCACCCGTGGAAAAACGCTGACGGCCAGTACCAGCAGCTGGGGCGCAATAATTTGGGCGTGGTGTCCATCAACTTGCCGCGCATTGCCATCCAGGCGGAGGGCGATATTACAGCTTTCTTCGACATGCTTGATGATGCCATGGATCTGACTATCCGCGCGCTAAAAGTCCGCGAGGATGGCATTCTCGATGCGGAGTTGGAGTCTTCCCCCATCATGTACACCCAGGGTGGTATGGGTGATCCTACAGGTAAGACGTGCGTGCGCGATTTCTACACCGGTGATCGGTACAAGGCGTCGTCGATAAGCATGGGCTATATCGGCATCCACAACGCAATGGTGGCACTGACTGGTGACCAGCACTGGCACACAGATGCCGCCCACCGCGAGCTGTCCTACGAAATCCTGCGCGCGATGAACCGCCGCGTTGATGCTGCTCAGCCGGATTTTAACGCAAAGATGAGTATTTACTCCACGCCGTCGGAATCTCTGTGCGACCGCTTTGATGATCTTGACCGTGCCCGCTTTGGTGATATCGAGGGTGTTAATGATCGTGGCTACTACGAAAACTCCTTCCACTTCCCGTCCTATGTGGAGACCAACCCGATTGAGAAAATCCACTTCGAGGCCGGCTACCAGGACTTAACCCCAGGTGGTTTCATGTTCTACGTAGAAGCCCCGAACCTGGCGGAAAACCCGGCTGCCTTCGAAGCGATCTGGGACGAGGCCTATGAAAACGTGGGCTACTTCGGCATTAACTCGCCGGTAGATGTGTGTTTCGAGTGTGAATTTGAAGGCGAGTTCCACTGCGACGAGCAAGGCTACGTCTGCCCGAGCTGCGGCAACCGTGACGAAAATAAAGCCAGTGTGACCAGGCGTTTGTGCGGCTACCTCGGCTCGCCGATGAAGCGGCCTGTGGTGGCGGGCAAACAGGAGGAGATCGCCAGCCGTGTTAAGCACATGTGA
- a CDS encoding class I SAM-dependent methyltransferase yields the protein MSTGQPTGQSRWDLIADSFYKRLKHRHNDDLLAALEEFDAIPHGGTVLDVCCGPGWHLNTMADKIAHGVGVDSSARMIELARNDAPDNLTFIQHDWTTGVPEELADGYDLVIANRCPAIRDGAAVEKLHSLARQTVIMASPVYKHVDVMEELVAAIPDAPEYNPNRMGESFGMKLGEAFRIGAQPQLRHSGFSDERELDRDSLKAELSMHVDEYGPGLFDAIDKKVGPEETITIRVTMRFVLAIWKVT from the coding sequence ATGTCCACGGGGCAACCCACGGGGCAATCCCGGTGGGATCTCATCGCTGATTCTTTCTACAAGCGTTTAAAACACCGGCACAATGATGACCTTCTTGCAGCATTAGAAGAATTCGATGCCATCCCCCACGGCGGCACAGTCCTTGATGTGTGCTGCGGGCCGGGCTGGCACCTCAACACCATGGCAGACAAGATTGCGCATGGGGTGGGTGTGGATTCGTCGGCACGCATGATCGAGCTTGCGCGTAACGACGCCCCCGACAACCTCACCTTCATCCAGCATGACTGGACTACCGGAGTGCCGGAAGAGCTTGCCGACGGCTATGACCTGGTAATAGCCAACCGGTGCCCCGCAATCCGCGACGGTGCAGCCGTGGAAAAACTACACTCTTTAGCCCGCCAGACCGTCATTATGGCTTCCCCGGTGTACAAGCATGTGGATGTGATGGAAGAACTGGTGGCAGCCATCCCGGACGCACCAGAATATAACCCGAACCGCATGGGCGAGTCTTTTGGGATGAAACTGGGCGAGGCGTTTCGCATCGGCGCACAGCCCCAACTCAGGCACAGTGGGTTTAGTGATGAGCGCGAATTAGACCGCGATTCACTGAAAGCCGAGCTTTCAATGCATGTCGACGAGTACGGCCCAGGGTTATTTGATGCGATCGATAAAAAAGTTGGCCCAGAAGAAACCATCACTATCCGCGTGACCATGCGTTTCGTGTTGGCTATCTGGAAAGTGACTTAG
- the ettA gene encoding energy-dependent translational throttle protein EttA, which produces MAEFIYTMKNVRRAIGDKVILDDVTMAFYPGAKIGVVGPNGAGKSSLLKIMAGIDQPNNGEAFLDPGATVGILLQEPPLNEDKTVRENVEEGLGDIMDKKQRFDEIAEEMATNYTDELMEEMGKLQEELDAADAWEVDSKIDQALNALRCPPADEPVVHLSGGERRRVALAKLLLTQPDLLLLDEPTNHLDAESVLWLEKHLKDYPGAVLAITHDRYFLDNVAEWICEVDRGKLYPYEGNYSTYLEKKAERLEVAGQKDKKLQKRLKDELAWVKSSPKARQAKNKARLERYEEMAAEAEQYRKLDFEEIQIPTPPRLGNQVVEVEDLEKGFNGRTLIKDLSFTLPRNGIVGVIGPNGVGKSTLFKTIVGFEEPDAGTVKVGDTVQISYVDQNRENIDPEKTVWEVVSDGLDYIVVGQNEMPSRAYLSAFGFKGADQQKPSKVLSGGERNRLNLALTLKQGGNLILLDEPTNDLDVETLGSLENALQNFPGCAVVISHDRWFLDRTCTHILAWEGDQEEGKWFWFEGNFGDYEQNKIERYGEEAAKPKASTHRKLTR; this is translated from the coding sequence GTGGCCGAATTCATCTACACGATGAAAAATGTTCGCAGGGCCATCGGTGACAAAGTCATTCTGGATGACGTCACCATGGCCTTCTACCCAGGCGCCAAGATTGGTGTTGTGGGCCCGAACGGCGCAGGCAAGTCGTCGCTGCTGAAGATCATGGCTGGCATTGACCAGCCCAATAATGGCGAGGCATTTTTGGACCCGGGCGCCACCGTGGGTATCTTGCTGCAGGAACCACCTCTGAACGAGGACAAGACTGTTCGTGAAAACGTCGAGGAAGGCCTCGGCGACATCATGGACAAGAAGCAGCGCTTCGACGAGATCGCCGAAGAAATGGCGACCAACTACACCGATGAGCTCATGGAAGAAATGGGCAAGCTGCAGGAAGAGCTCGACGCAGCTGACGCGTGGGAGGTTGATTCCAAGATCGACCAAGCCCTGAACGCGCTGCGCTGCCCGCCAGCTGATGAGCCTGTGGTCCACCTCTCTGGTGGGGAACGTCGTCGCGTGGCACTAGCGAAGTTGCTGCTCACCCAGCCTGACCTACTGCTTCTCGACGAGCCCACGAACCACCTGGACGCAGAATCCGTGCTGTGGTTGGAGAAGCACTTGAAGGACTACCCAGGTGCAGTCTTGGCCATTACACACGACCGCTACTTCCTCGACAACGTTGCGGAATGGATCTGTGAGGTTGACCGCGGCAAGCTTTACCCATACGAGGGAAACTACTCCACCTACCTGGAGAAGAAGGCAGAGCGCCTCGAGGTTGCTGGCCAGAAAGACAAGAAGCTGCAGAAGCGCTTGAAGGATGAGCTGGCGTGGGTCAAGTCCTCACCAAAGGCACGCCAGGCGAAAAACAAGGCACGTCTGGAGCGCTACGAAGAAATGGCAGCTGAAGCGGAGCAGTACCGCAAGCTGGACTTCGAAGAGATCCAGATTCCAACCCCGCCACGCCTGGGTAACCAGGTTGTGGAGGTAGAAGACCTGGAAAAGGGCTTCAACGGCCGCACTTTGATCAAGGACCTCTCATTTACTCTGCCGCGTAACGGCATCGTGGGCGTGATCGGCCCCAACGGTGTGGGTAAATCAACCCTGTTCAAGACCATTGTGGGCTTTGAAGAGCCGGACGCGGGCACCGTGAAGGTGGGCGACACCGTGCAGATCAGCTACGTGGACCAGAACCGTGAGAACATCGACCCGGAAAAGACGGTGTGGGAGGTTGTTTCCGACGGCCTGGACTATATTGTGGTGGGCCAGAACGAGATGCCATCGCGCGCTTACCTCTCAGCGTTCGGCTTCAAGGGTGCTGACCAGCAAAAGCCGTCTAAGGTGCTCTCCGGTGGTGAGCGTAACCGCCTGAACTTGGCACTGACACTGAAGCAGGGCGGCAACCTGATCCTGCTTGATGAGCCGACGAACGACCTCGACGTCGAAACGCTCGGTTCCTTGGAAAATGCGCTGCAGAACTTCCCGGGCTGTGCGGTGGTGATCTCGCACGACCGTTGGTTCTTAGATCGCACCTGTACCCACATCCTTGCGTGGGAAGGTGACCAAGAGGAGGGTAAGTGGTTCTGGTTCGAAGGAAACTTCGGCGACTACGAGCAAAACAAGATTGAGCGTTACGGCGAAGAGGCAGCTAAGCCTAAGGCTTCGACGCACCGCAAGCTCACACGCTAG
- a CDS encoding transcriptional regulator yields MIDPVIHPINRLKICAALNAAGAVEGDVRYEMRFSALRDAVEVSDATLSKQLGALEEAGYITRSREYGASRAKDIVWVTLTAKGKEAFDGHIAALREIAGQSTPNS; encoded by the coding sequence ATGATCGACCCTGTTATTCACCCCATTAATCGGCTCAAAATTTGTGCTGCGCTTAACGCTGCGGGCGCGGTAGAGGGGGATGTGCGCTATGAGATGCGTTTTTCCGCCCTGCGCGATGCCGTTGAGGTTTCTGATGCCACGCTTTCCAAACAGCTCGGTGCGTTGGAAGAAGCAGGCTATATCACCCGGTCCCGCGAGTACGGGGCAAGCCGCGCTAAAGACATTGTGTGGGTCACGCTCACCGCAAAAGGTAAGGAAGCGTTCGACGGTCACATCGCTGCCCTGCGCGAGATTGCTGGCCAGAGCACGCCCAACAGCTAG
- the nrdG gene encoding anaerobic ribonucleoside-triphosphate reductase activating protein encodes MLSTCELSPQRVTVIARADERSRTWAQTDEFRVADYKPFQVLDGEGLRCSLYVSYCPFNCANCYNKVAQKKTYGTAYTDELEQRIMADLANPRVAGLTLCGGEPMLSAKHLLPLVRRIRAELPEKTVWCYSGYRWEVLQLFDDERRDFIAELDVLIDGQYIEELRDEGALLPFRGSSNQRLIDVQASLAAGEAVEYDYALVDK; translated from the coding sequence GTGTTAAGCACATGTGAGCTCAGTCCGCAGCGCGTCACAGTGATCGCGCGTGCCGACGAACGCTCCCGCACCTGGGCACAAACCGACGAGTTCCGCGTCGCCGATTACAAACCATTTCAGGTGCTCGACGGGGAAGGGCTGCGCTGTTCCCTTTATGTGAGCTACTGCCCGTTTAACTGTGCGAACTGCTACAACAAGGTCGCGCAGAAGAAAACGTACGGCACTGCCTACACCGATGAGCTAGAGCAGCGCATCATGGCTGACTTAGCCAACCCTCGGGTGGCTGGGCTGACCTTGTGTGGTGGCGAGCCCATGTTGTCCGCCAAACACCTCCTGCCGTTGGTGCGCCGCATCCGGGCCGAGCTACCGGAGAAGACCGTGTGGTGCTACTCCGGCTACCGGTGGGAAGTGTTGCAGCTTTTCGACGATGAACGCCGCGATTTCATTGCGGAACTTGATGTGCTGATCGACGGTCAATACATCGAAGAACTGCGCGACGAGGGTGCACTGCTGCCTTTTCGGGGCTCCTCAAACCAGCGGCTGATTGATGTGCAGGCCTCACTGGCGGCAGGAGAAGCAGTCGAGTATGACTACGCCCTCGTCGATAAGTAA
- the orn gene encoding oligoribonuclease, which yields MSEAPEAEAAEVTEAAHEAVPAKNDRLVWIDLEMTGLDVHRHVIVEIAALVTDANLNILPGSVDLVIHATDEELAEMDDYVSTMHCENGLTEQIRTSTVTMEQAEQAVLKLIDEHCDSAHPAPLAGNSIATDRAFIREQMPKLDEALHYRMIDVSSIKELARRWFPRAYFNQPEKGLAHRALADIVESIRELDYYRRAVFVEQPGPESSEAAQHALEATASYQAFL from the coding sequence ATGAGCGAAGCACCAGAGGCAGAAGCAGCAGAGGTAACCGAAGCAGCACACGAGGCAGTCCCCGCGAAGAATGACCGCCTGGTCTGGATCGACTTGGAAATGACCGGGCTGGACGTGCACCGACACGTGATCGTTGAGATCGCGGCACTGGTTACTGATGCGAATTTGAATATCCTGCCTGGCTCTGTCGACCTTGTAATCCACGCCACGGACGAGGAACTTGCTGAAATGGATGACTACGTTTCCACCATGCACTGCGAGAACGGCTTGACCGAGCAGATCCGCACCTCAACCGTGACAATGGAGCAAGCCGAGCAGGCAGTTTTGAAGCTTATCGACGAGCACTGCGACTCGGCCCACCCTGCTCCTCTGGCCGGTAACTCGATTGCTACCGACCGTGCCTTTATCCGCGAGCAGATGCCCAAGTTGGATGAGGCACTGCATTACCGCATGATCGACGTGTCTTCCATTAAAGAACTGGCCCGCCGCTGGTTCCCTAGGGCCTATTTCAACCAGCCTGAAAAGGGCCTGGCGCACCGCGCCTTGGCGGATATTGTGGAGTCCATCCGTGAGCTAGATTATTACCGTCGCGCAGTGTTTGTGGAGCAACCAGGCCCGGAAAGTTCTGAGGCTGCCCAACACGCTCTCGAAGCAACAGCGTCCTACCAGGCGTTTTTGTAA